In Deltaproteobacteria bacterium, the following are encoded in one genomic region:
- the ccsA gene encoding cytochrome c biogenesis protein CcsA, whose protein sequence is MIYKILLAIWMAVIIVAAFFFTEAATGFPGQTSRILFFHVPQAWVATLSFLLSMIASAMYLAKRNVRADFLALSAAELGFLFCILATVTGSIFAKATWGSFWNWDPRETSIVILLMIYGAYFALRSAVADPEKRRVFAGVYSILAFVTVPFLVFVVPRITASLHPENTMNPASPGMDPKTLTVFLGSLFAYTGLFVWMLRLKMRILKIEESRIRELRIEQLRKHGEGR, encoded by the coding sequence ATGATTTACAAAATCCTATTGGCCATCTGGATGGCTGTTATCATTGTGGCTGCCTTCTTTTTCACAGAAGCAGCTACCGGCTTCCCCGGACAGACGTCCCGCATCTTGTTTTTTCATGTCCCCCAGGCATGGGTGGCCACGCTCTCATTTTTGTTGTCCATGATAGCAAGCGCCATGTACCTGGCCAAACGCAATGTCAGGGCAGACTTCCTGGCCCTGTCCGCCGCAGAGTTGGGATTCCTGTTCTGCATACTCGCCACGGTGACTGGCTCCATATTTGCCAAAGCCACCTGGGGCTCATTTTGGAACTGGGACCCACGTGAAACGAGCATCGTCATACTACTTATGATTTACGGGGCCTATTTTGCGCTCCGTTCTGCCGTGGCTGATCCGGAGAAAAGGCGTGTGTTTGCCGGTGTGTATTCAATACTTGCCTTTGTTACGGTCCCCTTTCTGGTCTTTGTTGTTCCGCGGATCACAGCCTCACTCCATCCGGAAAATACAATGAACCCCGCAAGTCCCGGCATGGATCCCAAAACCTTAACAGTGTTTCTAGGCTCGTTATTTGCATACACGGGATTGTTTGTATGGATGCTCCGATTGAAGATGAGGATACTGAAAATTGAAGAATCGCGAATTCGGGAATTACGAATTGAGCAATTAAGGAAACACGGAGAGGGGCGATGA
- a CDS encoding heme exporter protein CcmB translates to MKSGRWTTQTGSSTYLNEAIAIWARDLRSEFRTRYAVNAILMFALTTLIAVSFSIGSFRIGEAEKPFLYAVLLWIILVFSALSGLSRSFVKEEEAGTMDVLRLSARPQAVFLGKLFFNLTLLGALGIIIVPSFILLMKYQIELPGFFAAMVISAGLGLGAGTTIVAAMIAQASARGALFSALSFPLLLPLMITAIKGCERAAVGMNTAGWPEVRIAVAYVVIMIIMSLFLFPLIWEE, encoded by the coding sequence ATGAAAAGCGGGAGGTGGACTACGCAGACAGGATCATCAACCTATCTGAATGAAGCTATAGCCATCTGGGCACGTGACCTGCGAAGCGAATTCAGGACGCGCTATGCGGTCAACGCCATCCTGATGTTTGCTCTAACGACCCTGATAGCCGTGAGCTTCTCAATAGGCTCTTTCCGTATCGGAGAAGCTGAAAAGCCCTTCTTGTACGCAGTGCTACTGTGGATTATCCTGGTTTTCTCAGCGCTCTCCGGCCTTTCTCGCTCCTTTGTTAAAGAAGAGGAAGCCGGAACCATGGACGTGTTGAGACTCTCTGCCCGTCCCCAGGCCGTGTTTTTGGGAAAACTGTTTTTCAACTTGACGCTTCTTGGAGCCCTGGGAATAATCATTGTGCCTTCGTTTATTCTCTTGATGAAATACCAGATAGAGCTTCCGGGCTTCTTTGCGGCCATGGTTATCAGCGCGGGCTTAGGTTTAGGTGCGGGCACAACCATCGTGGCGGCCATGATAGCCCAGGCAAGCGCCCGTGGCGCACTGTTTTCCGCCCTGTCTTTTCCTCTGCTTCTGCCCCTCATGATTACTGCCATCAAAGGATGTGAAAGGGCGGCCGTCGGCATGAACACGGCAGGCTGGCCCGAGGTGAGGATCGCAGTTGCGTATGTGGTTATAATGATTATTATGTCATTGTTCTTGTTTCCGTTGATATGGGAAGAATAA
- a CDS encoding methyl-accepting chemotaxis protein → MSTERSYKRKRFFNYSIKKQLQLRMLFKVWGIVFLSLVLAGAVFYFYSNINVGISYRLFHVKAKNFLDFLLPVLVCGFFSSLILGVVVALFFPHAFAGPLHRIEKDLVDIGNGDLKKVIKLRKGSEVPDLANAINVMVADLRDQVRRINDTAEEIGKLLEEGSAEDTERTLEKVNRASANLQAEMKKFRI, encoded by the coding sequence ATGTCAACCGAGAGAAGTTATAAGCGGAAAAGGTTTTTCAATTACTCCATAAAAAAACAACTCCAGTTGCGTATGTTGTTCAAGGTTTGGGGGATTGTTTTTCTCTCTCTGGTTCTTGCGGGGGCGGTATTTTATTTTTACAGCAACATAAACGTCGGGATTTCCTACCGTTTGTTTCACGTTAAGGCGAAGAACTTCCTGGACTTTCTCTTGCCCGTGCTTGTATGTGGTTTTTTTTCGAGCTTGATCTTGGGGGTTGTTGTGGCCCTTTTCTTCCCACACGCCTTTGCAGGGCCGCTGCACCGGATAGAAAAGGATCTCGTTGACATCGGCAACGGGGATTTGAAAAAGGTCATAAAGCTTCGAAAAGGCAGCGAGGTGCCTGACCTGGCAAATGCCATCAACGTGATGGTGGCCGACTTGAGGGATCAGGTCAGAAGAATCAATGATACGGCGGAAGAGATAGGCAAACTTCTTGAAGAAGGCTCTGCCGAAGATACTGAGAGAACCCTGGAGAAGGTAAATCGTGCCAGTGCGAACCTTCAGGCGGAAATGAAGAAATTCAGGATATGA
- the ccmA gene encoding heme ABC exporter ATP-binding protein CcmA, with amino-acid sequence MYSLKVNEICKYYSTTLLFRDISFELRPGEVLAITGWNGSGKSTLLRIIAGLVRPSAGQVEMHVKDEAIPKESRRRFIGMVAPALSLYDELTALENMEFFCKVRGVSCHRQDCLDMMDRVGLTEHAHKMCRNFSSGMKQRLKLVQALIHNPPLLLLDEPGCNLDSKGIRIVEEITLNQRQFGMTVIASNEKREVDYADRIINLSE; translated from the coding sequence ATGTATTCACTTAAGGTCAACGAAATATGCAAATACTATTCCACAACGTTGCTATTTAGGGATATCTCCTTTGAGTTGCGTCCTGGAGAAGTACTGGCCATTACCGGCTGGAACGGATCGGGCAAGAGCACGCTGCTGCGCATCATTGCAGGTCTTGTAAGGCCCTCAGCAGGGCAGGTTGAAATGCATGTAAAAGACGAGGCCATACCGAAGGAATCAAGGCGGAGATTTATCGGCATGGTGGCGCCTGCGCTGTCCCTGTATGATGAGTTGACAGCCCTTGAGAACATGGAGTTTTTCTGCAAAGTGAGAGGCGTTTCCTGCCACCGCCAAGACTGTCTTGATATGATGGATCGGGTCGGACTGACCGAACACGCCCACAAAATGTGCAGAAACTTCTCCTCAGGCATGAAGCAGCGCCTGAAACTTGTTCAGGCCCTCATCCATAATCCCCCTTTGTTGCTGCTGGACGAACCCGGATGCAACCTTGACAGCAAAGGGATAAGAATCGTCGAGGAGATCACCCTTAACCAACGTCAGTTCGGCATGACTGTGATCGCATCCAATGAAAAGCGGGAGGTGGACTACGCAGACAGGATCATCAACCTATCTGAATGA
- a CDS encoding cytochrome c maturation protein CcmE: MPKKSYIIGGVIIVLAMAMAMYSFKSTLTPYVTVGEAKASKRPVQVAGIAVKGTERYDLKTNNFLFTLREDGGAQMLVEYDGPRPGNFDDATKVVAIGKYEPTKQVFTAKELLVKCPTKYEGRVKGE, encoded by the coding sequence ATGCCAAAGAAATCTTACATCATCGGTGGAGTTATCATCGTACTGGCCATGGCCATGGCCATGTATTCCTTTAAATCAACCTTGACCCCCTATGTGACCGTTGGCGAAGCCAAGGCAAGCAAGCGCCCGGTGCAGGTGGCAGGTATTGCGGTCAAGGGGACTGAAAGGTATGACTTGAAGACGAACAACTTTCTTTTTACGCTCCGCGAAGATGGCGGAGCTCAGATGCTGGTCGAATATGACGGGCCAAGGCCTGGAAATTTTGATGATGCAACCAAGGTCGTGGCCATTGGCAAATACGAACCAACGAAGCAGGTCTTTACGGCCAAAGAACTCTTGGTCAAATGTCCAACGAAATACGAAGGGCGAGTTAAAGGGGAATGA
- a CDS encoding CcmD family protein, with translation MKEGLGFVMGVNLIIWCGIAFYLFILDRKIKRLEQAPRDRQINDK, from the coding sequence ATGAAAGAAGGTCTCGGTTTTGTCATGGGGGTTAATCTGATTATATGGTGTGGCATAGCCTTTTACCTCTTCATCCTGGATCGAAAGATAAAGAGACTGGAACAGGCGCCCAGAGATAGACAAATCAATGACAAATAA
- a CDS encoding GxxExxY protein: MYNAVDINNLTGEVIGAAIEVHKALGPGLLESVYEDCLSRELGLRRIPYERQKGLPVEYKGVKLDSGYRLDIVVADRLIVELKACEGLLPIHEAQLLTYLKLTGIKLGLLINFNVSVLREGIKRLAN, encoded by the coding sequence ATGTATAACGCCGTGGACATAAATAACCTCACTGGCGAAGTCATTGGCGCTGCCATTGAGGTACACAAGGCCCTTGGACCTGGGTTATTGGAGTCTGTTTATGAAGATTGTCTGTCCAGGGAACTGGGGTTGAGAAGGATTCCATATGAAAGGCAAAAGGGTTTGCCAGTTGAGTATAAGGGGGTTAAGCTCGATAGCGGCTATCGATTGGATATTGTGGTCGCGGACAGATTAATTGTTGAATTGAAAGCATGTGAAGGTCTGCTGCCGATTCATGAGGCTCAGCTATTGACCTATCTAAAGTTGACGGGCATCAAGTTAGGCCTTCTGATCAATTTCAACGTTTCTGTATTAAGGGAAGGGATAAAGCGGTTAGCCAATTAG
- a CDS encoding NHL repeat-containing protein: protein MCRFLSYWQCSKKRVISLSIIAAVVTAFLSLAGHVQCLFAQQGAGSPSEPVPVASSEEKIRPKKITSLRVIREDYQGTRLSYPSKLFVDSVKREIYVTDSGHSRILVYTQDFYPLLSIGKSDGIEAPVGLAVDPEGYLYVAQSPGRKHPTARISVFSPSLKWKKDLFFSGFEGADSFGPKNVAINKRGALYVAGSGYPGIVVLKKDGAFSHLLSPTDILGKGEEEKATICDVEIDHAGKIYLLSEDMGRIYVYDENENFLFKFGKKGGSSGKLSRPRGLGVDSLNKRVYVIDYMRHTATTYSDNGRFLFEFGGKGWGRGWFQYPSDIAVDTSGNVLVADTFNNRVQVLSVK from the coding sequence ATGTGCAGATTCTTAAGCTATTGGCAGTGTAGCAAAAAACGGGTTATAAGTCTATCAATCATTGCTGCGGTTGTTACCGCTTTTTTGAGCCTGGCGGGTCATGTCCAGTGTCTTTTTGCCCAACAAGGGGCCGGCAGCCCCAGTGAGCCTGTGCCCGTAGCCTCTTCAGAGGAAAAAATCCGTCCAAAAAAAATTACCAGCCTCCGTGTCATCCGGGAAGATTACCAGGGAACAAGGTTGTCTTATCCCTCGAAACTGTTTGTCGATTCAGTGAAGAGAGAGATCTATGTCACGGATTCCGGGCACAGCAGAATATTGGTGTATACGCAGGATTTCTATCCGTTGCTGTCTATTGGCAAATCAGATGGAATCGAGGCCCCCGTTGGCCTGGCAGTAGATCCGGAGGGGTATCTCTATGTTGCCCAGTCGCCGGGTCGGAAACATCCAACGGCCAGGATATCTGTATTTAGTCCATCGTTAAAGTGGAAAAAGGATCTCTTTTTTTCTGGGTTTGAAGGCGCAGATAGCTTTGGGCCAAAGAATGTTGCCATCAACAAGCGAGGCGCGCTCTACGTGGCCGGCAGCGGCTATCCCGGTATAGTAGTTCTGAAGAAAGACGGCGCGTTCTCTCACCTTTTGAGTCCAACCGACATCCTTGGGAAGGGCGAAGAAGAAAAGGCCACCATATGTGATGTGGAAATAGACCATGCCGGCAAGATATACCTTTTGAGCGAGGACATGGGACGTATCTATGTCTATGACGAGAACGAGAATTTCTTGTTTAAGTTCGGGAAAAAAGGAGGAAGCTCCGGCAAGTTAAGCCGTCCGCGGGGGCTGGGGGTGGACAGCCTGAATAAAAGGGTTTACGTGATTGATTATATGCGCCACACGGCGACGACGTATTCCGATAATGGCCGTTTTCTGTTTGAATTTGGCGGCAAAGGTTGGGGGAGAGGCTGGTTTCAGTACCCAAGCGATATCGCAGTAGACACGTCTGGAAACGTTCTGGTTGCAGATACCTTCAACAACAGAGTGCAGGTGCTGAGTGTGAAGTAA
- a CDS encoding YncE family protein, with product MTMQRMAVFLIVTILAVASITSCAFEQHLKRPRADEGQVFLYLSCPQKPAADITFAISGVSFMNNNGEWIDVALERRIDSGEVSDRQIKLAEFYLPAGKYERMKWKMSEAKVKRGAKTFSLALPEPDGEHFLDIEFVVFRRESLALFVDWNVEESVFNKYLFAPKMAIRKQGMEIKKILLYVTNSESDSVTVIDRQRDIVVGAIAVGQQPVGIVTSPDRTKVYVANSGSNNISVIDTDANRMTNTIGNFGYSPDDLALSGDGRWLYATNPDSDNVSVIDTASEMVTERITVGRRPVGITYDQDRGKVYVANNADNSISIIDAASNAVEHTVTVDLNPTGLAVQDDKLYVANSGSNTVSVIQIGSYSVTKTIPVGQRPLRVQSGLSGWVYVSIANNNEVVFMYTSMDMVTKNVSVGDLPSHMAMDTPRRKLYVVNRLSEDVSVVDLATKKVKAVIEVGRKPCGIAVIEE from the coding sequence ATGACGATGCAAAGAATGGCTGTTTTTCTCATAGTGACAATCCTCGCAGTAGCCTCCATCACATCATGCGCCTTTGAACAACATCTCAAAAGACCTCGGGCCGATGAGGGGCAGGTTTTTCTCTACCTTTCCTGTCCGCAGAAACCGGCCGCTGACATTACCTTTGCCATTTCCGGCGTTAGCTTCATGAACAACAATGGTGAGTGGATCGACGTGGCTCTGGAACGTCGTATTGATTCTGGTGAAGTTTCGGATAGGCAGATCAAGTTGGCCGAGTTCTATCTTCCTGCCGGCAAGTATGAACGCATGAAATGGAAGATGTCTGAGGCAAAGGTGAAAAGGGGCGCCAAGACCTTTTCGCTTGCTTTGCCTGAACCTGATGGGGAGCATTTTTTGGACATAGAATTTGTAGTTTTTCGACGTGAAAGCCTAGCGCTTTTTGTTGATTGGAATGTGGAGGAGTCTGTTTTTAACAAATACCTTTTTGCGCCGAAGATGGCTATTCGGAAGCAGGGTATGGAAATAAAGAAGATATTGCTCTATGTGACAAACTCGGAGTCTGATTCGGTTACGGTGATAGACAGGCAACGGGACATCGTGGTCGGGGCCATAGCAGTCGGGCAGCAGCCTGTGGGAATAGTGACAAGCCCGGACAGGACCAAGGTCTATGTTGCTAATTCAGGTTCCAACAACATTTCAGTCATTGACACGGACGCAAACAGGATGACCAATACGATCGGCAATTTCGGTTACAGTCCCGACGATCTTGCCTTGTCCGGAGACGGCAGATGGCTTTACGCCACGAACCCGGATTCAGACAATGTTTCGGTAATAGATACGGCCTCTGAGATGGTGACTGAACGAATAACTGTGGGTCGCCGCCCTGTTGGCATTACATATGACCAAGACAGAGGCAAGGTCTATGTGGCGAACAATGCGGATAACTCAATATCGATCATCGATGCGGCTTCAAACGCTGTGGAGCATACCGTAACGGTTGATTTGAATCCTACTGGTTTGGCAGTCCAGGACGACAAGCTTTATGTGGCCAATTCAGGCTCCAACACTGTTTCCGTGATACAGATTGGCTCCTACTCAGTGACAAAGACGATACCGGTAGGCCAAAGGCCGCTGAGGGTGCAATCGGGCCTGTCCGGGTGGGTTTACGTGTCCATTGCGAACAACAACGAGGTTGTCTTCATGTACACATCCATGGACATGGTCACAAAAAACGTGTCAGTGGGGGACCTCCCTTCGCACATGGCCATGGACACCCCAAGAAGAAAGCTCTATGTGGTCAACAGGCTTTCAGAGGATGTGTCTGTTGTTGACCTTGCAACAAAAAAAGTGAAAGCGGTGATTGAGGTGGGGAGGAAACCATGCGGGATTGCGGTGATAGAGGAGTGA
- the ccsA gene encoding cytochrome c biogenesis protein CcsA: MSNLGQVTMWLGLIAIGISSVCYAVVVSGKDSEVAKNAARLSFVAFSVFVTIASMLLMHFILNHEFVYSYVARYSSRDLSLEYLVSSFWAGQEGSFLLWVLLGAWLGIFLMFRARNMEPHVMLIYNLNNVFLMILLIKQSPFHMLPLPPPDGNGLNMLLQDPWMVIHPPIVFLGYAAFTIPFAYAVSALWRREYDAWIKPALPWTAFAFVSLGAGIIIGGYWSYKVLGWGGYWGWDPVENASLLPWLAGMALMHGMILQKTRGKLRKTNFMLAAFSFLLVIYCTFLTRSGVLADFSVHSFVDLGITGWLVIFMFAFIAISIFLFVTRAKEIPVSKKGENPSYFSREFGLIAAMILLCLSTLVTGLGTSAPLITRMLEQASKVSTEFYVNTNLPLALFMLLLLSFVPLMAWGKNSFSKVGAKAKWAGAGAVVALVITLLNGYPDMEAPLLSLGVLLLSILGGAVTGMNLLLATKLIRKKITISSGAIAHLGVGLMFLGIVASSAYDRSEKLLLPQDTVKSVLGYEIMLNGPQFSREGKGMRLHFPLDIKRRESQFTAKPDIYSERGRGGKMQRFTHPHIRKGLMSDLYISPLDFEPGQEKGSGNSLDLKRGNKIAFHDYELEFTGFDVSGMMGQDARNMTVGANIVASYKGDDRATLKPVITMSKKHGPSSPSSRVKLPGPDDAYLTLERIDAGAKTIGLVYEGPGSASEKSAEKSPPAVIAEVSIKPGMTVLWLGTFLILVGGSIAVVRRWPK, encoded by the coding sequence ATGAGTAATTTGGGTCAAGTTACGATGTGGTTGGGACTTATTGCAATTGGCATATCATCGGTATGCTACGCGGTTGTGGTTTCCGGAAAAGACAGTGAAGTAGCCAAAAATGCAGCAAGGCTAAGTTTCGTCGCCTTTTCCGTTTTTGTGACCATCGCATCCATGCTTTTGATGCATTTCATACTCAACCATGAGTTTGTGTACAGTTATGTGGCTAGATATTCGTCCCGTGATCTTTCTTTGGAATATTTGGTCAGCTCTTTCTGGGCAGGGCAGGAGGGTAGTTTCCTCCTATGGGTGCTGCTTGGGGCCTGGTTGGGTATATTTCTTATGTTTAGGGCCAGAAACATGGAACCCCATGTCATGCTCATCTACAACCTGAACAACGTCTTCCTGATGATTCTCTTGATCAAGCAAAGCCCATTTCATATGCTCCCCCTTCCTCCTCCTGACGGCAACGGACTCAACATGCTCTTACAGGATCCCTGGATGGTTATCCATCCGCCCATAGTATTTCTGGGTTACGCTGCCTTTACTATACCCTTTGCCTATGCCGTGTCTGCCCTGTGGCGAAGAGAATATGATGCTTGGATCAAGCCTGCCTTACCCTGGACGGCTTTTGCCTTCGTTAGCCTGGGCGCCGGCATCATCATCGGCGGATACTGGTCCTATAAGGTGCTGGGATGGGGTGGCTATTGGGGTTGGGATCCGGTGGAAAATGCCTCTCTGTTACCGTGGCTGGCGGGCATGGCATTGATGCATGGCATGATTTTGCAGAAGACGCGAGGCAAATTGCGAAAAACAAACTTTATGTTGGCCGCCTTCTCGTTTCTTCTGGTTATCTACTGTACGTTTCTCACCAGATCCGGCGTCCTGGCTGATTTTTCCGTTCATTCTTTCGTAGATCTTGGCATCACCGGCTGGCTGGTCATCTTCATGTTCGCCTTTATCGCCATTTCCATTTTTCTTTTCGTGACCAGGGCCAAGGAGATCCCCGTATCCAAAAAGGGGGAAAACCCGAGCTACTTCTCAAGAGAATTCGGCCTTATTGCCGCCATGATCCTCCTTTGTCTCTCTACCCTTGTAACCGGCCTGGGCACGTCCGCGCCTCTCATAACCAGAATGCTCGAACAGGCATCAAAGGTGTCAACAGAGTTTTACGTAAATACGAATCTGCCGCTGGCGCTTTTTATGTTACTCCTTTTGAGCTTTGTCCCATTGATGGCCTGGGGTAAAAACAGCTTTTCAAAAGTCGGCGCCAAGGCAAAGTGGGCTGGAGCGGGGGCTGTAGTCGCCTTGGTAATCACACTGCTAAACGGTTATCCAGACATGGAAGCGCCGCTTCTTTCACTGGGTGTATTACTCCTTTCAATACTTGGCGGCGCAGTAACAGGCATGAATCTTTTGCTGGCCACAAAACTCATCAGAAAAAAAATCACCATTTCAAGCGGCGCTATTGCCCATCTTGGGGTAGGCTTGATGTTTCTCGGTATTGTGGCCTCGTCTGCCTATGACAGGTCGGAAAAGCTGCTACTACCACAGGACACGGTCAAAAGCGTCCTTGGCTATGAGATTATGCTCAATGGTCCCCAATTCTCAAGAGAAGGCAAAGGGATGCGCCTCCACTTTCCTTTAGATATCAAAAGAAGGGAATCTCAGTTTACTGCCAAACCTGACATCTATTCTGAGCGAGGGCGAGGCGGCAAAATGCAACGTTTTACCCATCCCCATATCCGCAAGGGACTCATGTCCGACCTATATATTTCACCACTGGACTTTGAACCTGGTCAAGAGAAGGGTTCAGGAAATTCCCTCGATCTAAAAAGGGGAAACAAAATCGCCTTTCATGACTACGAACTTGAATTTACGGGTTTTGATGTGTCAGGCATGATGGGACAGGACGCCCGGAATATGACAGTGGGAGCAAATATTGTTGCTTCCTACAAAGGCGACGACCGCGCAACCTTGAAACCGGTCATAACCATGAGCAAGAAACATGGCCCATCTAGCCCATCCAGCCGTGTAAAACTGCCGGGACCGGATGATGCATATCTGACCCTTGAAAGAATAGACGCAGGCGCCAAGACTATAGGCCTTGTTTACGAAGGCCCCGGATCTGCCTCGGAAAAAAGCGCTGAGAAGAGCCCCCCCGCCGTCATTGCAGAGGTTAGCATCAAACCCGGCATGACCGTCCTGTGGCTTGGGACTTTCCTGATCCTTGTGGGAGGCAGCATTGCAGTTGTTCGCCGCTGGCCGAAGTAA
- a CDS encoding peptidyl-prolyl cis-trans isomerase: MQCRSIYHLSFIIMKKSFLFAFFIFYLFFLHGVESLCASSGKKVVLAEVNGEAIDEGLLQERIKAIHRYKPGARPEGGAGGVDISDLLQELIDERLMIQEARGVGLDRDPGFEKRVKSFLATQSILELRREEVLDKVNVSEEEILDYFKRHHEKQSQAQEEISQRLRRRIEKKLRKEKQKELSDGFIARLREDADIRIDEELVELLDSEKDYTGTKPTIAHVNGEPIPIGDFVHDMKQAVQRQAGMFRRSKDNGQTEKKRKDLKSKVLDRLITYKLIEQEALSRNYMNAPGFADTVEKRKEALLVNEFKAKLVYPLAIPTEKELTQYYNQHIDEFKKGYEVWLREMRFGDRKEGEKILEELRQGADFEFLATLVSEGSSAKRGMAWVRAESFSPAVRDALSQLKVGEFSDLIADGRQHKIIKLKGKRGGEPIEFSRVLERLKRIVGREKFEKKLSEYLSRLRKASKIKIHKKALKGIEEKYWHQ; the protein is encoded by the coding sequence ATGCAATGCCGTAGCATTTATCATCTATCGTTTATCATTATGAAAAAATCCTTTCTATTTGCTTTCTTCATATTCTATTTGTTTTTTCTTCATGGAGTGGAGTCCCTTTGTGCTTCTTCCGGCAAGAAAGTGGTCCTCGCAGAAGTAAACGGTGAAGCCATTGACGAAGGTCTCCTTCAAGAGAGGATCAAGGCGATTCACCGGTACAAGCCTGGAGCCCGCCCTGAAGGAGGGGCAGGCGGGGTCGATATTTCGGATCTTCTTCAAGAGTTGATCGATGAGCGTCTCATGATCCAGGAGGCCCGCGGCGTGGGACTCGACAGGGACCCTGGTTTCGAAAAGAGAGTGAAATCTTTTCTGGCAACACAATCGATTCTGGAGTTAAGGAGGGAAGAGGTTCTTGATAAGGTCAACGTAAGCGAAGAAGAGATCCTTGACTATTTCAAGAGGCATCATGAGAAGCAGAGCCAGGCCCAGGAAGAAATATCTCAGCGGTTAAGAAGGCGTATTGAGAAAAAACTCAGAAAGGAAAAGCAAAAGGAATTGTCCGATGGTTTTATTGCCAGGTTACGAGAGGACGCCGATATACGGATTGACGAGGAGTTGGTTGAGCTTCTCGATTCGGAAAAGGATTATACAGGGACAAAGCCGACAATTGCGCACGTGAATGGCGAGCCGATTCCTATTGGTGATTTCGTCCATGATATGAAACAGGCGGTTCAAAGACAGGCCGGAATGTTTCGCAGGTCAAAGGACAATGGGCAGACGGAGAAAAAACGAAAAGACCTCAAATCAAAGGTCCTGGATCGCCTGATCACTTACAAATTGATCGAGCAGGAGGCCTTAAGCCGTAATTACATGAATGCTCCGGGCTTTGCCGATACGGTCGAAAAACGCAAAGAGGCCCTTCTGGTAAATGAGTTCAAGGCAAAGTTGGTCTATCCCTTGGCCATTCCCACGGAAAAGGAGTTGACACAGTATTATAACCAACATATAGACGAGTTCAAAAAGGGGTATGAAGTATGGTTACGCGAGATGCGCTTTGGGGACCGCAAAGAGGGGGAAAAGATCCTTGAGGAGCTCAGGCAGGGCGCCGATTTTGAATTTCTGGCTACTCTTGTGTCAGAGGGCTCTTCGGCAAAGAGAGGCATGGCGTGGGTTCGTGCTGAGAGCTTTTCTCCTGCTGTGAGAGATGCGCTTAGCCAACTCAAGGTCGGTGAGTTCAGTGATCTTATTGCCGATGGAAGGCAACACAAAATCATCAAGTTGAAAGGCAAAAGGGGCGGGGAGCCCATAGAGTTTTCCAGGGTGCTTGAAAGATTGAAAAGGATTGTGGGGCGGGAGAAGTTTGAGAAGAAGCTATCTGAGTATTTGTCCAGATTGCGCAAGGCCTCCAAGATCAAGATCCACAAGAAGGCCCTCAAGGGGATAGAGGAAAAATACTGGCATCAATGA